The segment ATTGTGCTGAATATACTAAAATTAGTTGCTCCAGCTAAAGACTTCATTTCTGGCACGGGTGCACGCTGTATACATCCATTTTGCTCGGTCTCTTTTTATGGCCTGCAAGTAAGGATGAATAAAAACCGTATCCCATTCACCACCTTGTGCTTTATGACAGGTTGAGGCATATCCATACCTTAATCTGAAGGCATTTAGGTATTCATCATCCATAACATTTTTTGATTCTCTAAATTTTGGATTTGACTTCATTGCTGATGCGAATAACTGCGTTTCCTGCTCTGTATATAAATTGCCATTGGGGGATAGGATACTTTCCCAGCAAACAAGCTTTTCAATAGAGAAACTTTCATCTCTTTTTGTAAATTCAATTTCGCACTCAGAAAAATGGAGATTGGCACATTTTCTTGGTATCGGATTAAATTTTTTAACAACACCTACATCTCCATTATAAATTAAACCATTTTCGGTCCAGGTATTTTTGTGAATTGTAATTAACTCCCCTTTACACAGCAAATTACCGCTGTCTGGAAACATCTCATCACGAAGTGTTTTATTCCACCAGTTTACATCTTTATTGGTGTGACAAATCACCGTAACTCTATCCAGCTTATTTATATCAAAATTTTCTAAATAAGAATCCCGTATGTGCCACCAGCCATTTATTCTGTCAGGATATCTGCAGTACATGTTATTTCCCTTTTCAATTTCATCTCTGATTTCAGTTGCTAGGTTCAAAACCGGACTGTTATCACTTTGTCTCATTACCTGTGTCAGTTGATTTTCTCCAGGGGTCATTTTAAATCTATTTCTCAAATATTCAACTTCAAGTGCCGGAGAAAATGAACGCTCATGGTCGGAAACTACGGGAGGTAATTGGTAGGGATCACCCACAAAAATAATTTTATTGTTTTCATTTCCCATTTTTACATACCGTATTAAACTGGTTAATAACGGTTCATCAGATATGTATTGATCAGTAATACCCATACTGTCAGAAATCATTGAAGACTCATCAATGATGTAGATAGTATGCCCGTCATTATTTGCCTCTCGAAGATTGAACTTTACGCCGCCATTATTTAGTGACTCTGGAATGAAAATCATACTGTGAACAGTTTTTACGTCTGCACGCACTTTACTGTGAAGTACATTAGCGGCACGTCCCGTCGGAGCTGCAAGCTTGCAACTCATTGAATTCTCATTGATATACCTGTTTATCGCCTCAAGAATAGAAGTTTTTCCTGTACCTGCTGCACCTTTTAAAATCATTACATCTCTATCGTCATCAGGGTTTACAAACCTGAACAGATCGGTCAGTACACGTCTCTGTTCTTTGTTGGGAGTAAATGGAAGATATTTTTCGAAAGAACCCATAAATAAATTTTAGGCTTTGATTTCTTTCGAGAATGATATAATCTTCCAGTGCACTCAATCTGCACAGATAATTACTTCTCATGTCGGTTAACAAAAACGCACTTCTACGATATCAGGTATTAGACCGTTGTTTTCGAAATTCCGGACGGAAATACTTCTGGCAAGACTTGCTTGATGAAATAAATAAAGCACTTGAGGAGTATAACGGGCCAGAAAGTAAAATTAAACGTAGGCAGCTCTTTGATGACATCAAGTTTATGGAGAGCGAACAAGGATGGAGTATTCCGCTGGATAAGAGGCGCGATGGAAGAAAAGTATACTATCAATATTCCGATTCAGAGTTTTCCATCAGCAACCAACCATTAAACGAAAGTGAGGTATCTCAGATAGAAGCTGCCATCTCCGTACTATCGCGCTTTGCTGGAGCGCCTCAGTTTGAAGCAGTGCAGGAGATGATTCCGGTATTAAAAGACCGGTTGGGGTTAGATCACCAAGCAAAAGAAGTGATTGGACTGGAATCGAATATTGACCTAAGAGGAATTGATTATCTGTCACAATTGTATGATGCAATTATCAATGAACGAGTTTTGATCGTAAAGTACCAAGATTTCAAATCAGACGAGCCATTTATACTGATTTTTCATCCATACTATCTAAAACAGTATAACAATAGGTGGTTTGTGTTTGGTTTTAATGAAGAGCTTAATATTCCAACCTGGAATCTTGCTTTGGATCGAATAGAATCAATCGAGGCTACACGAAGAAAGTATCAATTTACAGATATCGACTGGAACGAATATTTTTATGATATCGTAGGGGTGACACGGTATCAGGACAAAGAGCCTGAATCCATAGTTTTGGACTTTACAAAAGATGTCGCACCGTATGTTGAAACCAAACCTATTCATCCAACCCAAAAATCGAAATGGACGGATGCCCAACTACGGGTAACTATAAATGTGATTCCAAATTATGAACTGATGTCAATGATATTATCATTTGGAGAGAAAGTTAAGGTGATTTCGCCACAAGATTTCAAAGACCAAATTTTGAATCGTATTAAATCAGCGAGTTATCAATATTGAGTGTTTATGTTTAGCCCACTAACGGCCCGCAAATAAGCGGCGCGGCAAGAATTAAGAATTGAGCATAATAGGAGCTCGCGTCCGCTTGATTTGCTTTGTTAGTGGCATATGTGACTTATAGTCCGTTGACATATAGGCAACATTTGCTGTATCGTCTTCACATGGATATAAAACAAGATATCGGTAAAAGAGTCCGGATGCTCCGAAAACAGAGAGATTATAGTCAGGAGTATTTTTCGCAGCTTTGCGACTTAGACCGAACATATATTGCCAGCATTGAACAAGGCAAGCGAAATGTTTCAATTGTGAATCTTGAGAAAATCGCCAAAGCCTTTGATTTAACCTTAAGCGAACTATTAAAAGATATATGAGCCAAAAATTTAAAATTAAGTACGACGAAATTCAAAATATCGTAGTGGGTGAAGTTCCAAATTACCCGAAATATGCCACTCAGATTCTGAATTTAGCAAATCAAAATGCTCAGGGAACACGACCGAAGATTGTTGGACAAATGAGCGATTTAATTCAAGAGTTTGATGGTCAAACAGTTGAACAGTGGATTGAGTGGTATGAAGAGCGTTATCCTGATGCCCGTAAAAATGCAGCTGATCGAGTAGAGGATATGATTAAAAAACTAAAAGAATCGATAGACAAAATTGATCGAGAGATGATTGATACTTGGGTCAAAGATCTGGTGTTGTACAAAACATTTATTGGGTTGAGATTTCAAGAAGCCATTTTGAGGAAAGTGGCCGATATCAAAGGGACAACTTATCGTTTAGCTGGTAAAGATGATGAAAGTAAAGGAATTGATGGGTATGTCGGCTTTATGCCTGTTAGCATCAAACCTACCACGTATCGATCTAAATCAAGCCTTGCAGAAGATATTAAAGTTGAAATCATTTACTATGAAAAGAAAAAGGACGGGATAACCGTATATTTTGAC is part of the Natronogracilivirga saccharolytica genome and harbors:
- a CDS encoding helix-turn-helix transcriptional regulator yields the protein MSVNKNALLRYQVLDRCFRNSGRKYFWQDLLDEINKALEEYNGPESKIKRRQLFDDIKFMESEQGWSIPLDKRRDGRKVYYQYSDSEFSISNQPLNESEVSQIEAAISVLSRFAGAPQFEAVQEMIPVLKDRLGLDHQAKEVIGLESNIDLRGIDYLSQLYDAIINERVLIVKYQDFKSDEPFILIFHPYYLKQYNNRWFVFGFNEELNIPTWNLALDRIESIEATRRKYQFTDIDWNEYFYDIVGVTRYQDKEPESIVLDFTKDVAPYVETKPIHPTQKSKWTDAQLRVTINVIPNYELMSMILSFGEKVKVISPQDFKDQILNRIKSASYQY
- a CDS encoding ATP-dependent DNA helicase, whose translation is MGSFEKYLPFTPNKEQRRVLTDLFRFVNPDDDRDVMILKGAAGTGKTSILEAINRYINENSMSCKLAAPTGRAANVLHSKVRADVKTVHSMIFIPESLNNGGVKFNLREANNDGHTIYIIDESSMISDSMGITDQYISDEPLLTSLIRYVKMGNENNKIIFVGDPYQLPPVVSDHERSFSPALEVEYLRNRFKMTPGENQLTQVMRQSDNSPVLNLATEIRDEIEKGNNMYCRYPDRINGWWHIRDSYLENFDINKLDRVTVICHTNKDVNWWNKTLRDEMFPDSGNLLCKGELITIHKNTWTENGLIYNGDVGVVKKFNPIPRKCANLHFSECEIEFTKRDESFSIEKLVCWESILSPNGNLYTEQETQLFASAMKSNPKFRESKNVMDDEYLNAFRLRYGYASTCHKAQGGEWDTVFIHPYLQAIKRDRAKWMYTACTRARNEVFSWSN
- a CDS encoding helix-turn-helix domain-containing protein, producing the protein MDIKQDIGKRVRMLRKQRDYSQEYFSQLCDLDRTYIASIEQGKRNVSIVNLEKIAKAFDLTLSELLKDI
- a CDS encoding MjaI family restriction endonuclease is translated as MSQKFKIKYDEIQNIVVGEVPNYPKYATQILNLANQNAQGTRPKIVGQMSDLIQEFDGQTVEQWIEWYEERYPDARKNAADRVEDMIKKLKESIDKIDREMIDTWVKDLVLYKTFIGLRFQEAILRKVADIKGTTYRLAGKDDESKGIDGYVGFMPVSIKPTTYRSKSSLAEDIKVEIIYYEKKKDGITVYFDF